In Holophagales bacterium, one DNA window encodes the following:
- a CDS encoding NfeD family protein, whose translation MPFWLWLILGLVLLAGELLTPGGFFIVFFGVGALVVGLLGLAGVVMPLWLQGVAFSAVSVLALLLFRKPLLGRFSPPPARKVDPLVGEEAVTLEEIGAGRLGKVELRGTPWNARATNGRALAKGVRVRVERVEGLTVFVGRAE comes from the coding sequence ATGCCCTTCTGGCTCTGGCTGATTCTCGGTCTCGTCCTGCTCGCCGGCGAGCTGCTCACCCCGGGCGGGTTCTTCATCGTCTTCTTCGGCGTCGGCGCGCTGGTCGTCGGCCTGCTCGGTCTCGCCGGGGTGGTCATGCCCCTCTGGTTGCAGGGCGTGGCCTTCTCGGCCGTGTCGGTCCTCGCGCTGCTGCTCTTCCGCAAGCCGCTGCTCGGCCGCTTCTCCCCACCGCCGGCACGCAAGGTCGATCCGCTGGTCGGCGAGGAGGCGGTGACGCTCGAGGAGATCGGCGCCGGGCGGCTCGGCAAGGTCGAGCTGCGCGGCACGCCGTGGAACGCCCGCGCCACGAACGGCCGGGCGCTCGCCAAGGGGGTGCGCGTGCGCGTCGAGCGCGTCGAGGGTCTCACCGTATTCGTCGGTCGCGCCGAGTAG